A genomic stretch from Thermodesulfobacteriota bacterium includes:
- a CDS encoding acyl-CoA synthetase — MRLIENLARYEERTAIVDADGEYTYGRLLSASTAVASRLLEAGGADDLGEKRVAFIVSPGFDYPAILLGIWRAGGIAVPLCVSHPDPELEYVIKDSGAGFVIAGKEFAGRLERISAALGADFLLSGDVIKSNAGPLPVLDESRRAMIIYTSGTTSRPKGVVTTHANIRHQITSLVGAWGWTKDDSILNPLPLHHLHGILNVLLCALWSGAKCELLAKFDAAAVWEKFTRNGYTVFMAVPTIYTRLIRARDEAPPGERKEMSEAARRMRLMVSGSAALPVGTLHKWEEITGHVLLERYGMTEIGMALSNPLAGKRMPGKVGAPLPGVEVALIDEEGGILSGPAEGEIIVRGPNVFLEYWQRPGETSGSFIQDGWFRTGDAAERDREGIYRILGRKSVDIIKSGGYKISALEIEEVLRKHPSIADCAVVGVPDEEWGERVSAALVPSGGDEPAGDTLREWCRERLAPYKVPTRFLTVKELPRNQMGKVVKPDVCALFTGEMKTRAESGGAKQ, encoded by the coding sequence ATAAGACTTATAGAGAATCTCGCGCGGTATGAAGAGCGGACGGCTATTGTAGACGCGGACGGCGAGTATACGTACGGGAGGCTGCTCTCGGCTTCGACGGCGGTGGCGTCGCGCCTACTCGAAGCCGGGGGCGCAGACGACCTCGGCGAAAAACGAGTCGCCTTTATCGTAAGTCCGGGGTTCGATTATCCGGCGATTCTCCTCGGGATATGGAGGGCCGGCGGCATAGCCGTGCCCCTCTGCGTGTCTCATCCGGACCCCGAGCTCGAATACGTGATAAAGGACAGCGGGGCAGGGTTCGTAATCGCCGGCAAGGAATTCGCCGGCAGGCTCGAAAGGATTTCCGCGGCGCTGGGTGCGGACTTTTTACTTTCCGGGGATGTCATCAAAAGTAACGCCGGGCCTCTGCCGGTGCTCGACGAAAGCCGCCGTGCGATGATCATATACACGAGCGGGACGACGAGCAGGCCCAAGGGAGTCGTCACGACGCATGCGAATATAAGGCACCAGATCACATCCCTCGTCGGCGCGTGGGGCTGGACGAAGGACGACTCCATACTCAACCCTCTACCGCTTCACCACCTCCACGGGATACTGAACGTCCTTCTCTGCGCCCTCTGGTCCGGGGCGAAGTGCGAGCTTCTCGCGAAGTTCGACGCCGCGGCAGTGTGGGAGAAATTCACGAGGAACGGTTACACAGTGTTCATGGCCGTGCCGACGATATACACGAGGCTCATCCGCGCGCGGGACGAAGCGCCGCCCGGCGAAAGGAAGGAGATGTCCGAAGCCGCACGGAGAATGAGGCTCATGGTGTCGGGCTCCGCAGCCCTTCCCGTGGGGACGCTCCACAAATGGGAGGAGATAACGGGACACGTCCTCCTCGAAAGGTACGGGATGACCGAAATAGGCATGGCGCTCTCGAACCCGCTAGCTGGCAAACGGATGCCCGGAAAGGTCGGAGCACCGCTTCCAGGGGTCGAGGTCGCACTAATCGACGAAGAGGGCGGAATCCTCTCGGGGCCGGCGGAGGGGGAAATCATAGTAAGGGGCCCGAATGTTTTTCTCGAATACTGGCAGAGACCGGGCGAGACCTCCGGGTCCTTTATCCAGGACGGATGGTTCAGGACCGGGGATGCAGCCGAGCGGGACCGGGAAGGGATTTACAGGATACTCGGACGAAAGTCCGTCGATATAATAAAGAGCGGCGGATACAAAATATCGGCGCTCGAAATCGAAGAGGTGCTGAGGAAGCATCCATCCATCGCTGACTGCGCCGTCGTCGGCGTCCCGGACGAGGAGTGGGGCGAGCGGGTCTCTGCGGCGCTCGTGCCCTCGGGCGGGGACGAACCGGCTGGCGATACGCTAAGGGAATGGTGCAGGGAGAGGCTCGCGCCCTATAAAGTCCCGACGCGCTTTCTCACGGTGAAGGAGCTCCCGCGAAACCAGATGGGCAAGGTCGTAAAGCCCGACGTCTGCGCCCTGTTTACCGGGGAAATGAAAACCCGCGCTGAATCCGGCGGAGCTAAACAATGA
- a CDS encoding acyl carrier protein — protein sequence MNDVSGRVRKVLEASLPQGVITENIDDDFPLIELGVGIDSVARLELLVALEQEFRVRLDEGEITPEFFESVGEMSRHISGKLGDGTA from the coding sequence ATGAATGACGTTTCCGGAAGGGTGAGAAAGGTGCTCGAAGCGAGCCTGCCGCAAGGGGTGATCACGGAAAATATAGACGACGATTTTCCGCTTATAGAGCTCGGTGTGGGTATAGATTCGGTCGCGCGCCTTGAGCTCCTGGTCGCGCTCGAGCAGGAGTTCCGCGTGAGGCTCGACGAGGGGGAAATCACGCCCGAGTTTTTCGAATCGGTGGGCGAGATGTCACGGCACATAAGCGGGAAGCTCGGGGACGGTACGGCCTAG